CCGAATGCGGGCTTTATTACCGACTACCCCTTTAGATCAGCCGGGAACAAAGTCCCTGCAAGTTAATGATGGGTCACAGGTACAGAATTTAACGGTACAATTGCGCGATCGCTCCTTTCCTACCCAGTCAATTTGGCTCCCTCCCGATAAAGAAGACCTCCAGGGCACCGATCACGAATTTGATCGCGTCGATGCGTTTAAAGCCCTCGTTACCCCGGAAAAATATTGGAAAGGTGCATTTTTACGTCCCAATTCCGGTGAAATCACCACGATTTATGGCGTGCGTCGTTACTACAACGGGGATTTTGCCGAGGACTATTATCATCGTGGGGTAGATTATGCTGGGGGTATGGGATCGCCTGTGGTTGCACCAGCGGCTGGACGAGTGGCCCTGGTAGGGCGAGAATCCCAGGGATTTGAAATTCATGGCAATGTTATTGGTCTGGATCACGGTCAAGGGGTGGCGAGTATTTTGATGCACCTCAGCCGGATTGATGTTAAGGAGGGGGATTTTGTGC
This genomic stretch from Planktothrix serta PCC 8927 harbors:
- a CDS encoding M23 family metallopeptidase, whose translation is MRLKVPRWLKSLMLSLITVAIVLALPGFAAQVRVNPSSPELGDTLSVVLESASSPNPPTVNWQGKTYPMFAIGPNRMRALLPTTPLDQPGTKSLQVNDGSQVQNLTVQLRDRSFPTQSIWLPPDKEDLQGTDHEFDRVDAFKALVTPEKYWKGAFLRPNSGEITTIYGVRRYYNGDFAEDYYHRGVDYAGGMGSPVVAPAAGRVALVGRESQGFEIHGNVIGLDHGQGVASILMHLSRIDVKEGDFVQAGQVIGAVGSSGASTGPHLHWGLYVQGQAVDPVPWRYAAMD